One genomic window of Leptotrichia shahii includes the following:
- a CDS encoding peptidase has product MKLNCKKKLYFGMIALFLVGMGFSTISVAKTTSKIVKSISADNAIVGVKSYGFVDLEGAKTSAIIVEYNQDIKASSVDKNDYEITDYAIYSEKKDGFEKTIEIDKDSIKGNEGQITRIYVNDNPEISKNGGTKEGKYVIIEVNTAYMLMGQNLSYTSTMMAGVKQIGEITGKNGKITAGTKEVSNYTLSEETQTRPTGETVTKTIITADKNKIILPEFDKNSGWKIHYIGNGGFKATKAYSEYTGKYEDFEMPYAIYVPNKEVLEKNKGNISVVLHMEHAGANDTDPMASLTSSKAAVKAASKEIQDKNPAIIIVPQVEESRRSTNDVVSSSEANTAIWELLDSVLAEYRGYINESRIYGTGQSMGGMLLLDMAAQRDNFFAGVAILGSQWSNNYNKDFQNNGAPARSPENDPISFNGFGLDKKNYQNWYYMISDDNVLVHTAADDLMATSLWKTIQEYFKAAGVEIAHDEWDPYLSIEEQNKIDRKMTTHDNTKPGTGINWGEFIKGSHMSTWKYGYQIDYPFEWLFEQRRETAQARGKVEQLKNKWLGRDKDGNIKKGSGTAELNTAQYTPNGKSDIYTEDWKPYVIVSKLISDIPNAEKIVLNKRTGEKYTKKSYVEMVRKLYNLLSKEEKTKVKNYNDLIKSEK; this is encoded by the coding sequence ATGAAATTAAATTGTAAAAAGAAACTATATTTTGGAATGATAGCTTTATTTTTAGTAGGAATGGGGTTTAGTACGATTTCTGTTGCAAAAACTACAAGTAAAATAGTAAAATCAATTTCAGCTGATAACGCTATTGTTGGTGTAAAATCCTATGGATTTGTTGATTTGGAAGGGGCAAAAACTTCAGCAATTATTGTTGAATATAATCAAGATATTAAGGCGAGTTCTGTAGATAAAAATGATTATGAAATTACAGATTATGCGATTTATAGTGAGAAAAAAGATGGTTTTGAGAAAACGATAGAAATTGATAAAGATAGTATAAAAGGAAATGAAGGACAAATTACGAGGATTTATGTCAATGATAATCCGGAAATTTCTAAAAATGGTGGAACGAAGGAAGGAAAATATGTTATTATTGAAGTGAATACAGCATATATGCTCATGGGACAGAATTTATCCTATACGAGTACAATGATGGCCGGTGTGAAACAGATTGGTGAAATTACTGGGAAAAATGGAAAAATTACTGCGGGAACAAAAGAAGTTTCAAATTATACTTTATCAGAAGAAACACAGACAAGACCAACAGGAGAAACTGTTACAAAAACAATAATTACAGCAGATAAAAACAAAATTATCTTGCCGGAATTTGACAAAAATAGCGGATGGAAAATACATTATATTGGAAATGGAGGATTTAAAGCTACTAAGGCATATAGTGAATATACTGGAAAATATGAGGATTTTGAAATGCCTTATGCAATTTATGTTCCAAATAAAGAAGTTTTAGAAAAAAATAAAGGAAATATTTCGGTTGTTCTGCATATGGAACATGCAGGAGCAAATGATACTGATCCAATGGCTTCGCTTACTTCTTCAAAAGCGGCGGTAAAAGCGGCAAGTAAAGAGATACAGGATAAAAATCCTGCAATAATTATTGTTCCACAAGTTGAGGAAAGTCGACGTTCTACAAATGATGTTGTTTCTTCAAGTGAAGCGAATACAGCAATTTGGGAGTTATTAGATTCAGTTTTGGCAGAATACAGGGGATATATTAATGAAAGCCGTATTTATGGAACAGGTCAATCTATGGGTGGTATGCTTCTTTTAGATATGGCGGCACAAAGAGATAATTTTTTTGCAGGTGTAGCAATTTTAGGTTCTCAATGGTCTAATAACTATAATAAAGACTTTCAGAATAATGGTGCGCCGGCACGTTCTCCAGAAAATGACCCAATCAGCTTTAATGGATTTGGACTCGATAAAAAGAACTATCAGAACTGGTATTACATGATTTCAGACGACAATGTACTTGTTCATACAGCTGCGGATGATTTGATGGCAACAAGTTTGTGGAAAACGATTCAGGAATATTTTAAGGCTGCAGGAGTTGAAATTGCTCATGATGAATGGGACCCTTATCTTTCAATTGAAGAGCAAAATAAAATTGATAGAAAAATGACAACTCATGATAATACAAAACCAGGTACTGGAATTAACTGGGGAGAATTTATCAAGGGATCGCACATGTCGACTTGGAAATACGGATATCAAATAGATTATCCTTTTGAGTGGTTATTTGAGCAAAGACGGGAAACTGCTCAAGCTCGTGGAAAAGTGGAACAGTTAAAAAATAAATGGCTTGGTCGTGATAAAGATGGAAATATTAAAAAAGGATCTGGGACTGCTGAATTGAACACAGCTCAATATACGCCTAATGGAAAAAGTGATATTTACACAGAAGATTGGAAGCCTTATGTTATTGTGAGTAAATTGATAAGTGATATTCCAAATGCTGAAAAAATAGTATTGAATAAGAGAACTGGCGAAAAATATACGAAAAAATCATACGTGGAAATGGTTCGTAAATTATATAATTTACTTTCAAAAGAAGAAAAAACAAAAGTTAAAAATTATAATGATTTAATAAAATCTGAAAAATAG
- a CDS encoding Type 1 glutamine amidotransferase-like domain-containing protein yields the protein MSKLFLTSYLAGTKNLAKEFLKDVPEKEITFVPTASNTEDYKGYVDEAKQAFLKLGFSINILDISKTEKQKIENILKNTKILYVSGGNTFYLLQELKRKKILDTIKDKISNGMLYIGESAGAIITSKNIEYNQIMDNKDIAPDLDNYEAMNITDFYILPHNNEFPFVESTKETIKIYESKLNLLPISNSEAVFVNGKDFVVKNDDK from the coding sequence ATGAGTAAATTATTTTTGACATCATATTTAGCAGGAACGAAAAATTTAGCGAAAGAATTTTTAAAAGATGTACCAGAAAAAGAAATTACGTTTGTTCCGACTGCTTCAAACACTGAAGATTATAAAGGATATGTAGACGAAGCTAAGCAGGCATTTTTGAAATTGGGATTTTCAATAAATATTTTAGATATTTCAAAAACAGAAAAACAAAAAATAGAAAATATATTAAAGAATACAAAAATTTTGTATGTATCAGGTGGAAATACATTTTATCTATTGCAGGAACTAAAACGTAAAAAAATTTTAGATACTATCAAAGACAAAATTTCAAATGGAATGCTTTATATAGGAGAATCGGCTGGGGCGATTATTACTTCTAAAAATATAGAATACAATCAGATAATGGATAATAAGGATATTGCTCCTGATTTGGATAATTATGAAGCAATGAATATTACAGATTTTTATATTTTGCCACATAATAATGAATTTCCATTTGTCGAAAGTACAAAAGAAACTATAAAAATTTATGAAAGTAAATTAAATTTACTTCCAATAAGCAATAGTGAGGCAGTTTTTGTAAATGGAAAAGATTTTGTTGTAAAAAATGATGATAAATAA
- the aroA gene encoding 3-phosphoshikimate 1-carboxyvinyltransferase — translation MKIKIKPSVLNGTIEIPPSKSYSHRAVIAAALGEGGKRSKIDNLKFSVDITTTTDIMENWGAKINREESSLEIIGNGGKVVPKDKYVQCNESGSTIRFLIPIGITSENELIFDGKGKLVDRPLESYYRIFDKQGIFYKNENGKLPLTVNGKLKAGNYEIDGNISSQFITGFLYALPLLDGDSKLTINKNLESKGYIDLTLEILKLAGIEIVNNDYKSFDIKGNQIYKPFDYTVEGDYSQVAFWIVAGIISANKDNEVKCLHVNKNSLQGDREIIEIVQRMGANLEIFDDYVIVKPSKTKGTVIDISQCPDIAPILTVLAALSEGETRIINGERLRIKESDRITSIKTELNKLRANVAEEGDSLIIQGVEGFAGGVTVSAWNDHRIAMSLAVASSRCEKEIILEEAESVRKSYPHFWDDFVKMGGEIEKDC, via the coding sequence ATGAAAATAAAAATAAAACCAAGTGTATTAAACGGTACAATAGAAATTCCGCCATCTAAAAGTTATTCACACAGAGCAGTAATTGCAGCTGCATTAGGTGAAGGCGGGAAGAGGTCAAAGATTGATAATTTGAAGTTTTCAGTAGACATTACAACAACAACGGATATTATGGAAAACTGGGGAGCAAAAATCAATCGAGAGGAAAGTTCTCTTGAAATTATTGGAAATGGCGGAAAAGTTGTTCCAAAAGATAAATATGTACAATGTAATGAATCGGGATCTACAATCAGGTTTTTGATACCGATCGGGATTACAAGTGAAAATGAACTGATTTTCGATGGAAAAGGAAAACTGGTGGACAGACCGCTTGAATCGTATTATAGGATTTTTGATAAGCAGGGAATCTTTTATAAAAATGAGAATGGAAAATTACCGCTTACAGTAAATGGAAAATTGAAGGCAGGAAATTATGAAATTGACGGGAATATAAGTTCACAGTTTATTACTGGATTTTTATATGCCTTGCCACTATTGGACGGGGATTCAAAGCTGACTATTAATAAGAATTTGGAATCTAAGGGATATATTGATTTGACATTGGAAATATTGAAACTGGCAGGAATTGAGATTGTGAACAATGACTATAAGAGTTTCGATATAAAGGGAAATCAGATTTATAAGCCGTTTGATTATACTGTTGAGGGGGATTATTCGCAAGTGGCGTTCTGGATTGTGGCTGGAATAATTTCTGCAAATAAGGATAATGAAGTGAAATGCCTGCATGTGAATAAGAACTCGCTGCAGGGCGACAGGGAAATAATAGAAATTGTTCAAAGAATGGGGGCAAATCTTGAGATTTTTGATGATTATGTGATTGTGAAACCATCTAAAACAAAAGGAACTGTGATTGATATTTCACAATGTCCTGATATTGCACCAATTTTGACTGTGTTGGCTGCCTTGAGCGAAGGGGAAACTAGGATTATTAATGGGGAAAGACTTAGAATAAAGGAATCAGATAGAATAACTTCAATAAAGACTGAACTGAATAAACTTAGAGCGAATGTGGCTGAGGAAGGGGACAGTTTAATTATTCAAGGTGTAGAGGGATTTGCAGGCGGAGTTACGGTGAGTGCTTGGAATGATCATAGAATTGCAATGTCTTTGGCAGTTGCATCATCTCGATGTGAAAAAGAGATCATTTTGGAAGAAGCTGAGAGTGTTAGAAAATCTTATCCGCATTTCTGGGATGATTTTGTAAAAATGGGTGGAGAAATAGAGAAAGATTGCTAA
- a CDS encoding DUF2262 domain-containing protein — protein sequence MSNIIKDEIFGEIKNFETEVEWLGRKISVSFDGGIESDWSEEKKVEEIKRVIEQFKIMYLNQEEWDTKMKDLVSDYGKDGVMDWLCVDDEEELEEFIENIHENSEIELSEEEIEELKREIVPERVFRNCIYLQGLWVTADGDFTAFYYDNDIFFLGHAIMLSGNVNGELDCDGEVG from the coding sequence GTGAGTAATATTATAAAAGATGAAATTTTTGGAGAAATAAAAAATTTTGAAACTGAAGTTGAGTGGCTTGGGAGAAAAATAAGTGTGAGTTTTGATGGTGGAATTGAGAGTGATTGGAGTGAAGAGAAAAAAGTAGAAGAAATTAAAAGAGTAATTGAACAATTTAAAATTATGTATCTCAATCAAGAAGAATGGGACACAAAAATGAAAGATTTGGTAAGTGATTATGGGAAAGACGGAGTTATGGATTGGCTTTGTGTTGACGATGAAGAAGAATTGGAAGAATTTATTGAGAATATTCATGAAAATTCAGAGATTGAATTATCAGAGGAAGAAATTGAAGAATTGAAGAGAGAAATAGTTCCTGAAAGAGTATTTAGAAATTGTATTTATTTGCAAGGTTTATGGGTAACCGCTGATGGAGATTTTACAGCATTTTATTATGACAATGACATATTTTTTCTTGGACATGCTATTATGTTAAGTGGAAATGTTAATGGAGAGTTGGATTGTGATGGTGAAGTAGGATAA
- a CDS encoding DUF2262 domain-containing protein translates to MNNVIKDEIFGEIKNFETEVEWLGRKIGVNFDYGIERDWSEEKKVEEVKGAIEQFKIMYLNQKEWDEKIRDRIVEDLRWLAEDWFSSVDEEDIDGMIEILEKNSNSKFTEKEKEELKKQKVSKEVFKNGIYLEGVHITSDGDFTVYYYDDEVFFAGHGIDLMGNVSGEFSGEADIIG, encoded by the coding sequence ATGAATAATGTTATAAAAGATGAAATTTTTGGAGAAATAAAAAATTTTGAAACTGAAGTTGAGTGGCTTGGGAGAAAAATAGGTGTGAATTTTGATTATGGAATTGAGCGTGATTGGAGTGAAGAGAAAAAAGTAGAAGAAGTTAAAGGGGCAATTGAACAATTTAAAATTATGTATCTTAATCAAAAAGAATGGGATGAAAAAATAAGAGATAGAATTGTGGAAGATTTGCGTTGGTTAGCGGAAGATTGGTTTTCTTCAGTAGATGAGGAAGATATAGATGGAATGATAGAAATACTTGAAAAAAATTCAAATTCTAAATTTACGGAAAAAGAAAAGGAAGAGTTAAAAAAACAGAAAGTTTCAAAAGAAGTTTTTAAAAATGGGATTTATCTTGAAGGGGTGCATATAACTTCTGATGGAGATTTTACGGTGTACTATTATGATGATGAAGTATTTTTTGCAGGGCATGGAATTGATTTAATGGGGAATGTTAGTGGGGAATTTAGCGGTGAAGCGGATATTATAGGATAA
- the aroB gene encoding 3-dehydroquinate synthase → MEILNVGLGKNSYDILIGENFFEKFPECIGNVYDGKKLFVITDSNVDKIYKNEYGKMFKGFDYTIYVLEAGEKHKHIGIMPAIYSGMVKAGLTRKDMVVAFGGGVVGDIAGFAAASYMRGIDFVQIPTTIISQVDSSVGGKVGVDLPEGKNLVGAFHQPKLVLIDNYFLNTLTNRYFYDGFAEIVKYGCIYDKNFFEKLENIVKLSGLSETDKNYKENLRKHLMEHINGLVYRSCEIKKEVVEKDEKESNLRMILNFGHTIGHAIEQFTNYEKYSHGEAISAGMVDITKIGEKKGFTKEGEAVKIAKLLKALNLPTEIEYPKDEIAKIMKRDKKSTSDGINFVILKEIGEVEIMKIGAEEIFE, encoded by the coding sequence ATGGAAATATTGAATGTCGGATTGGGGAAAAATTCTTATGATATTTTGATTGGGGAGAATTTTTTTGAGAAATTTCCTGAATGTATTGGGAATGTTTATGACGGAAAAAAATTATTTGTGATTACAGATTCTAATGTGGATAAGATTTATAAAAATGAATATGGGAAAATGTTTAAAGGGTTTGACTATACGATTTATGTGCTGGAAGCGGGGGAAAAACATAAGCATATTGGGATAATGCCTGCGATTTATTCGGGGATGGTGAAGGCTGGACTTACGAGAAAGGATATGGTTGTTGCGTTTGGAGGCGGAGTTGTTGGAGATATTGCTGGATTTGCAGCGGCTAGTTATATGCGTGGCATTGATTTTGTCCAAATTCCTACGACAATAATTTCTCAAGTTGACAGCAGCGTTGGAGGAAAAGTCGGAGTTGACTTGCCGGAGGGTAAAAATCTTGTTGGGGCATTTCATCAGCCGAAACTTGTTTTAATTGACAATTATTTTTTGAATACATTGACAAATCGTTATTTTTACGATGGATTTGCTGAAATTGTGAAATATGGCTGTATTTACGATAAGAATTTTTTTGAAAAGCTGGAAAATATTGTAAAATTATCTGGACTTTCTGAAACTGACAAAAATTATAAGGAAAATTTGCGAAAACATTTGATGGAGCATATAAATGGACTTGTTTACCGTTCCTGTGAGATAAAAAAGGAAGTTGTGGAAAAGGATGAGAAGGAAAGCAACTTGAGAATGATACTGAATTTTGGGCATACGATTGGACATGCCATAGAGCAGTTTACAAATTATGAAAAATATTCTCACGGAGAGGCGATTTCTGCTGGGATGGTGGATATTACGAAAATTGGAGAGAAAAAAGGGTTTACTAAAGAAGGGGAAGCTGTGAAAATTGCGAAATTGCTTAAAGCATTGAATTTGCCAACTGAAATTGAGTATCCAAAAGATGAGATTGCGAAGATTATGAAAAGGGATAAGAAAAGTACGAGTGATGGGATTAATTTTGTGATTTTGAAAGAGATTGGGGAAGTTGAGATTATGAAGATTGGGGCGGAAGAGATTTTTGAGTAA
- a CDS encoding GNAT family N-acetyltransferase — translation MENGFEMKKYLKTLVGDAVYLSPISLDDVEEYAQMVNDIKVSVGLGYLSYTNIIDFESEKKFLISVKKEKMFAVRLLENDELLGNIGFNSLDIVNRNGALGVLIGNPKHQRKGYGMEALKLILDYGFSFLNLRNISLSVFEYNEPAYNLYKKVGFKEVGRLRKALEIMGKTYDVIILDMLKEEFQSVYIKRELEKRYNLK, via the coding sequence ATGGAAAATGGCTTTGAAATGAAAAAATATTTGAAAACATTGGTTGGCGATGCTGTTTATCTTTCTCCAATTTCTCTTGATGATGTCGAAGAATATGCTCAAATGGTTAATGATATAAAAGTTTCGGTTGGTTTGGGTTATCTTTCCTATACAAATATTATAGATTTTGAAAGTGAAAAGAAATTTTTAATTTCAGTAAAAAAAGAAAAAATGTTTGCTGTTAGGTTGCTTGAAAATGATGAGCTTTTGGGAAATATTGGATTTAACTCGTTAGATATTGTAAATAGAAATGGTGCATTGGGAGTTCTTATAGGAAATCCCAAACATCAGAGAAAAGGCTATGGAATGGAAGCTCTAAAGTTAATACTTGATTATGGTTTTTCATTTTTAAATCTAAGAAATATATCGCTAAGTGTATTTGAATATAATGAACCAGCTTACAATCTGTACAAAAAAGTTGGTTTTAAAGAAGTTGGACGATTACGAAAAGCCTTAGAAATTATGGGAAAAACATACGATGTGATTATATTGGATATGCTAAAGGAAGAGTTTCAGTCGGTTTATATAAAAAGAGAACTTGAAAAAAGATATAATTTGAAATAA
- a CDS encoding prephenate dehydrogenase, with protein sequence MFTILKKIENLTVTIVGLGVIGAAFAQSFKEMGIKTVYGIDIDEETIKKAEEKKMINKGFLETREPLEKSDFVVITLYPNLMKSFFVNNINYFKENAIITDVVGIKEKIIKDIDPIIEKSGRNIDFIFGHPMAGREKRGIDFADSRVFKDANYIIIKDEKNKKENLELLSEIVKLMGFKKVSFLTAKEHDEIIAFTSQLTHAIAVSLVNSDSEKYDTNRFIGDSYRDLTRIAKINEDLWAELFMGNKKNLLKMIQQFERELDVIKDALNDNDLGTLKEKFIMSTRRREKID encoded by the coding sequence GTGTTTACAATTTTAAAAAAAATAGAAAATTTGACAGTAACAATAGTGGGACTTGGAGTAATTGGAGCAGCTTTTGCACAAAGTTTTAAGGAAATGGGAATTAAGACTGTTTACGGGATTGATATTGATGAGGAAACAATAAAGAAGGCAGAAGAAAAAAAAATGATAAATAAAGGATTTCTAGAAACTAGGGAGCCTTTGGAAAAGTCAGATTTTGTGGTAATTACTCTTTACCCGAATTTGATGAAGTCGTTTTTTGTGAATAATATTAATTATTTTAAGGAAAATGCGATAATTACTGATGTTGTTGGAATTAAAGAGAAAATTATTAAGGATATTGATCCAATTATTGAGAAGAGTGGAAGAAATATTGACTTTATTTTTGGACATCCTATGGCAGGACGTGAGAAACGTGGGATTGATTTTGCAGATAGTAGAGTGTTTAAAGATGCAAATTATATAATTATTAAGGACGAAAAAAATAAAAAAGAAAATCTAGAATTGCTGTCGGAAATTGTTAAGCTGATGGGCTTTAAGAAAGTCAGTTTTCTTACAGCAAAGGAACACGATGAAATTATTGCGTTTACGAGCCAGCTTACGCATGCAATTGCCGTTTCACTTGTAAATAGCGATAGCGAAAAGTACGATACGAATCGTTTTATTGGGGATTCTTATCGTGATTTGACAAGGATTGCAAAAATAAATGAAGATTTGTGGGCAGAACTGTTTATGGGAAATAAAAAAAATCTTTTGAAGATGATACAACAGTTTGAAAGAGAATTAGATGTAATAAAAGATGCATTGAATGATAATGATTTGGGAACATTGAAGGAAAAATTCATAATGTCTACGAGACGTAGGGAAAAAATTGATTAA
- a CDS encoding tetratricopeptide repeat protein produces the protein MKRKWLLLLILISSINSFSKETYTKEEKQYLKQIEKGDKDSLLKLSDYYFRNRKFEESEKLLLKYEKENNNLGNSREIKEKIISFYRYWRDSIVRSVLKVNIEKTKELEEKIIERYNELIKSGDVKALNDLGEFYIWIKQDEKGNKLLKEAADKEYKPAQETLERQKKDKSFGEQKLQEYENNYKETGDVRDLRILAYSYVSLKKYDLAEKTYLQLIELEDYQPDYASLAQMYDYKTQNYENAIKYYKLAIQKISNKKQKFDARDYWIRIGDMYFLQGNFIEAEKAYKNSMAFKHPNDGKTYERNMLIEIYKSQGRTEEMKKLEKQNKSWWNN, from the coding sequence ATGAAAAGAAAATGGCTATTATTACTAATTTTAATTTCTTCAATTAATTCTTTTTCTAAAGAAACTTATACTAAAGAGGAAAAGCAGTATTTAAAGCAAATTGAAAAAGGAGATAAGGATTCACTATTAAAATTAAGTGATTATTATTTTCGAAATAGAAAATTTGAAGAATCTGAGAAATTATTATTAAAATATGAAAAAGAAAATAATAACTTAGGAAATAGTAGAGAAATAAAAGAAAAAATTATTTCATTCTATAGATACTGGAGAGATTCAATAGTGCGTTCAGTTTTAAAAGTAAATATAGAGAAAACTAAAGAATTAGAAGAAAAAATTATTGAACGGTATAATGAATTAATAAAATCTGGTGATGTAAAAGCGTTAAATGATTTGGGAGAATTTTATATTTGGATAAAACAGGATGAAAAAGGAAATAAATTGTTGAAAGAAGCTGCTGATAAAGAATATAAACCAGCTCAAGAAACTTTGGAAAGACAGAAGAAGGATAAAAGTTTTGGTGAACAAAAATTACAAGAATATGAAAATAATTATAAGGAAACAGGTGATGTTAGAGATTTAAGAATATTAGCGTATTCTTATGTAAGTTTAAAAAAATATGATTTAGCAGAAAAAACTTATTTACAGTTAATTGAATTAGAAGACTATCAACCTGATTATGCTTCATTAGCCCAAATGTATGATTATAAAACTCAAAATTATGAAAATGCCATAAAGTATTATAAATTGGCAATACAAAAAATATCTAATAAAAAACAAAAGTTTGATGCACGGGATTATTGGATTAGAATAGGAGATATGTATTTTTTACAAGGTAATTTTATTGAAGCTGAAAAGGCGTATAAAAATTCTATGGCGTTTAAGCATCCAAATGATGGTAAAACATACGAGCGAAATATGTTAATAGAAATTTATAAGTCGCAAGGAAGAACAGAGGAAATGAAAAAATTAGAAAAGCAAAATAAAAGTTGGTGGAATAATTAA
- the aroF gene encoding 3-deoxy-7-phosphoheptulonate synthase: MIIKVDGGIDEKILEKMINRLEIENNVSVKLITGKDYSILGLVGDISTIDIKHIQSLDYVLDVQRVQEPYKRASRKFKPEDTIVKVGNVEIGGNNLVMMAGPCSVENEKQIIDTAKAVKAAGANILRGGVVKPRTSPYAFQGLEMEGIELMKKAKEETGLPIVCEVMSIAQLHEFGPHLDMIQLGARNMQNFDLLKEVGKTNIPVLLKRGLSATIEEWLMSAEYILAGGNENVVLCERGIRTYETAYRNVLDLNAVPMIKKLTHLPIIVDSAHATGKYWMVKPLAMAGIAAGADGLMVEVHPEPDKALSDGPQSLKFEVFDDLMQDVEKIANVLEKSFK; the protein is encoded by the coding sequence ATGATTATTAAAGTAGATGGTGGAATTGATGAAAAAATTTTGGAAAAAATGATAAATAGATTGGAAATTGAAAATAACGTAAGTGTAAAATTAATTACTGGCAAAGATTATTCCATTTTGGGATTAGTTGGAGATATTAGTACAATTGATATTAAACATATACAATCACTTGACTATGTGTTGGATGTTCAAAGAGTTCAAGAGCCTTATAAAAGAGCAAGTAGAAAATTCAAACCAGAAGATACAATTGTAAAAGTTGGAAATGTGGAAATTGGTGGAAATAATCTTGTAATGATGGCAGGGCCTTGTTCTGTGGAAAATGAAAAGCAAATTATTGATACGGCAAAAGCTGTAAAAGCGGCTGGAGCAAATATTTTAAGAGGTGGAGTTGTAAAACCGAGAACATCGCCTTATGCTTTCCAAGGATTAGAGATGGAAGGTATTGAATTGATGAAAAAAGCGAAAGAAGAAACAGGACTTCCAATAGTGTGTGAAGTTATGTCAATTGCTCAATTGCATGAATTTGGTCCACATCTTGATATGATTCAATTAGGTGCAAGAAATATGCAAAACTTTGATTTATTAAAGGAGGTTGGGAAAACAAATATTCCAGTATTGCTAAAAAGAGGATTGAGTGCAACAATCGAAGAATGGCTAATGTCGGCAGAATATATTTTAGCTGGTGGAAATGAAAATGTAGTTCTTTGTGAAAGAGGAATCAGAACTTATGAAACAGCCTATAGAAATGTATTGGACTTAAATGCGGTACCTATGATTAAAAAATTGACACACTTGCCGATAATTGTGGATTCAGCTCATGCAACTGGAAAATACTGGATGGTAAAACCGCTTGCAATGGCAGGAATTGCTGCTGGAGCAGACGGACTGATGGTAGAAGTACATCCTGAGCCAGACAAGGCGTTGTCAGATGGACCTCAATCATTGAAGTTTGAAGTGTTTGACGATTTAATGCAGGATGTGGAGAAGATTGCAAATGTGTTGGAGAAAAGTTTTAAGTAA
- a CDS encoding putative heavy metal-binding protein, producing MIITTTNEIQDKKVVEYKGIVFGEVISGVNMFKDLGANLRNIFGGRSKGYENELLAARTNALEEMKTRAAAMGANAVIGVKMDYEVLGSDNGMLMVTCSGTAVIVD from the coding sequence ATGATTATTACAACTACAAATGAAATTCAAGATAAAAAAGTCGTGGAATACAAGGGAATTGTCTTTGGAGAAGTTATTTCGGGAGTTAATATGTTTAAGGATTTGGGAGCAAATTTAAGAAATATATTTGGAGGAAGATCTAAAGGATATGAAAATGAACTTTTGGCTGCAAGAACAAATGCTTTAGAAGAAATGAAAACTAGAGCAGCAGCTATGGGAGCAAATGCTGTTATTGGCGTAAAAATGGATTATGAAGTTTTGGGATCGGATAATGGGATGCTTATGGTAACTTGCAGTGGGACAGCTGTAATTGTAGATTAA
- a CDS encoding type B 50S ribosomal protein L31 has product MKKDLHPSYGFVVFEDTSNGEKFLGKSTKTSKETTTFEGQEYPVIKVATSSTSHPFYTGKSKFVDETGRVDKFKKKYNL; this is encoded by the coding sequence ATGAAAAAAGATTTACATCCATCATACGGATTTGTAGTATTTGAAGATACAAGTAACGGAGAAAAATTCTTAGGAAAATCAACTAAAACTTCTAAAGAAACAACAACTTTTGAAGGGCAAGAATATCCAGTAATAAAAGTTGCAACAAGTTCAACTTCTCACCCATTCTATACTGGAAAATCTAAATTTGTTGATGAAACTGGAAGAGTTGACAAATTTAAGAAAAAATACAACTTATAA
- a CDS encoding DUF1871 family protein, which translates to MKFKKYNKKEEMYKIKKLENNIKEIIDFWDPIKLLSFAPQDEYDFEIKQIKNKMLINKDIKTDELALVIQTVFKNAFGEDVYYSDENIEFDIAKKILKKCI; encoded by the coding sequence GTGAAATTCAAAAAGTATAATAAAAAAGAGGAAATGTATAAAATAAAAAAACTTGAAAATAATATAAAAGAGATTATTGATTTTTGGGATCCAATCAAGTTATTGTCTTTTGCTCCACAGGATGAATACGATTTTGAAATTAAGCAAATTAAGAATAAAATGCTTATAAATAAAGATATTAAAACTGACGAATTGGCTCTTGTGATACAGACTGTATTTAAAAATGCTTTTGGAGAAGATGTATATTATTCTGATGAAAATATAGAGTTTGATATTGCAAAGAAAATTTTGAAGAAATGTATTTAA